From Lolium perenne isolate Kyuss_39 chromosome 5, Kyuss_2.0, whole genome shotgun sequence, a single genomic window includes:
- the LOC127326325 gene encoding nuclear transcription factor Y subunit A-4-like isoform X2: MLLPTSSSSYAPKGDSYGKTVDDHMSSTFTFGNKHSAFSSQNSDYGQPMACISYPFSDSGSGAWPAYGSRALFQPQTTGGGSATARVPLPLEIAADELVFVNPKQYHGILRRRQLRAKLEAQNKLSKNRKPYLHESRHLHAMKRARGSGGRFLTAKQLQEQSRAASMKATADGVNSAGSTHLRLGYAHVNGAAGDATVLASKTIASHDNSKRVAAPAPAFTMTNAAHKDDDFFQHHGYHLSFSSRFGQASGRYS; encoded by the exons ATGCTtctccccacttcgtcttcctcctacGCGCCCAAAG GTGACTCCTACGGGAAGACGGTTGACGATCATATGAGTTCAACTTTCACTTTTGGTAATAAGCACTCTGCATTTTCAAGTCAAAACAGTGACTATGGCCAGCCAATG GCTTGTATTTCATACCCATTCAGTGATTCTGGTTCAGGAGCTTGGCCGGCCTATGGGTCACGCGCTCTG TTCCAGCCCCAAACAACTGGAGGAGGGTCCGCAACTGCAAGAGTTCCCTTGCCTCTCGAAATAGCGGCGGATGAGCTCGTATTTGTCAATCCCAAACAATATCATGGAATTCTCCGCAGAAGACAGCTGCGTGCTAAGTTAGAGGCCCAGAATAAGCTCAGCAAAAACAGAAAG CCCTATCTTCACGAGTCTCGTCATCTTCATGCAATGAAAAGGGCAAGAGGTTCCGGCGGACGTTTTCTCACTGCTAAACAACTCCAGGAGCAGTCTCGCGctgcctccatgaaggccaccgcCGATGGTGTGAATTCAGCAGGCTCAACCCACCTACGGCTAG ggtatgcccatgtcaacgGGGCAGCTGGAGATGCAACTGTGTTGGCGTCCAAAACAATAGCCTCGCATGATAACAGCAAGAGAGTCGCCGCTCCTGCTCCTGCCTTCACCATGACTAACGCGGCGCACAAAGACGACGACTTCTTCCAGCACCATGGTTACCACCTCAGCTTCTCCAGCCGTTTCGGTCAGGCAAGCGGGCGGTACTCATAA
- the LOC127326325 gene encoding nuclear transcription factor Y subunit A-4-like isoform X1, whose amino-acid sequence MTHSRRGQRERRKGRWRRAFRGGRAEDEGGGAWEPCFSPLRLPPTRPKVSPPPSLVYCSLLVSAASAMPGSLSCAGDSYGKTVDDHMSSTFTFGNKHSAFSSQNSDYGQPMACISYPFSDSGSGAWPAYGSRALFQPQTTGGGSATARVPLPLEIAADELVFVNPKQYHGILRRRQLRAKLEAQNKLSKNRKPYLHESRHLHAMKRARGSGGRFLTAKQLQEQSRAASMKATADGVNSAGSTHLRLGNG is encoded by the exons ATGACGCACTCGAGGAGGGGCCAGAGGGAGAGGAGGAAGGGACGGTGGAGGCGAGCTTTCCGGGGCGGACGCGCCGAGGACGAGGGAGGTGGCGCGTGGGAGCCATGCTtctccccacttcgtcttcctcctacGCGCCCAAAGGTTTCCCCACCCCCTTCGCTAGTATATTGTAGTCTTCTTGTTTCAGCCGCCTCCGCCATGCCTGGGTCGTTGAGCTGCGCTG GTGACTCCTACGGGAAGACGGTTGACGATCATATGAGTTCAACTTTCACTTTTGGTAATAAGCACTCTGCATTTTCAAGTCAAAACAGTGACTATGGCCAGCCAATG GCTTGTATTTCATACCCATTCAGTGATTCTGGTTCAGGAGCTTGGCCGGCCTATGGGTCACGCGCTCTG TTCCAGCCCCAAACAACTGGAGGAGGGTCCGCAACTGCAAGAGTTCCCTTGCCTCTCGAAATAGCGGCGGATGAGCTCGTATTTGTCAATCCCAAACAATATCATGGAATTCTCCGCAGAAGACAGCTGCGTGCTAAGTTAGAGGCCCAGAATAAGCTCAGCAAAAACAGAAAG CCCTATCTTCACGAGTCTCGTCATCTTCATGCAATGAAAAGGGCAAGAGGTTCCGGCGGACGTTTTCTCACTGCTAAACAACTCCAGGAGCAGTCTCGCGctgcctccatgaaggccaccgcCGATGGTGTGAATTCAGCAGGCTCAACCCACCTACGGCTAGGTAACgggtga